A region of Faecalibacterium taiwanense DNA encodes the following proteins:
- a CDS encoding DMT family transporter, giving the protein MNTQTKNSLLLLLCSLIWGTAFVAQSAGSGMGAYSFLAGRSWLAVLVLIPTVMVFDAIRRKSGTDAKPKTAAEKKKLRAAGFVCGTLLFAASAAQQIGITINPSTAKAGFLTAMYVVLVPVFGLFLGRKGSAQLWVSMVVAVLGLYLLCMKNGFGSIESSDWLLLSCAVLFSFQIIAVDHFAPQVDGVRLSLAEFLVVSVESTAAALLFETPSAAQFAENALPILYCGIMSSGVAYTLQILGQRDLNPAIASLIMCLESVFSALGGWMLLHQNLSAREVFGCVLIFAAVVLAQLPLEMLHRAKKTT; this is encoded by the coding sequence ATGAACACACAAACCAAGAACTCTCTGCTTTTGCTGCTGTGCTCCCTTATTTGGGGCACAGCCTTTGTGGCCCAGAGCGCCGGTTCCGGCATGGGAGCCTACAGCTTTCTGGCCGGGCGCAGCTGGCTGGCTGTACTGGTGCTGATCCCCACGGTGATGGTGTTTGATGCCATCCGCCGCAAAAGCGGCACCGATGCAAAGCCCAAAACTGCTGCCGAGAAGAAAAAGCTGCGGGCGGCAGGCTTTGTGTGCGGCACCCTTCTGTTTGCTGCTTCCGCTGCACAGCAGATCGGCATTACCATCAATCCGTCCACGGCAAAGGCTGGCTTCCTGACCGCCATGTACGTGGTGCTGGTGCCGGTGTTCGGCCTGTTTCTGGGCCGCAAGGGAAGCGCGCAGCTGTGGGTGAGCATGGTGGTAGCCGTGCTGGGCCTGTATCTGCTGTGCATGAAAAACGGCTTTGGCAGCATCGAATCCAGCGACTGGCTCCTGCTGAGCTGCGCGGTGCTGTTCAGCTTCCAGATCATTGCGGTGGATCACTTTGCCCCGCAGGTGGACGGCGTGCGGCTGAGCCTTGCCGAGTTTCTGGTGGTGTCGGTGGAAAGCACCGCTGCGGCTCTGCTGTTCGAGACACCTTCCGCAGCGCAGTTCGCGGAGAATGCGCTGCCGATCCTCTACTGCGGCATCATGTCCAGCGGCGTGGCCTACACCCTGCAAATTCTGGGCCAGCGGGACCTGAACCCCGCCATTGCCAGCCTGATCATGTGTCTGGAAAGCGTGTTCAGTGCGCTGGGCGGCTGGATGCTGCTGCACCAGAACCTTTCTGCCCGGGAAGTCTTTGGCTGCGTGCTGATCTTTGCTGCCGTGGTGCTGGCCCAGCTGCCGCTGGAAATGCTGCACCGGGCAAAAAAGACTACCTGA
- a CDS encoding AbrB/MazE/SpoVT family DNA-binding domain-containing protein, which yields MKSTGIVRGIDALGRIVLPKELRTSMHLDTDTKLEIFVDGDSIVLKKHRPAGSCDFCGEVDESSVQFAGYCICPACRRKIGAL from the coding sequence ATGAAAAGTACCGGTATCGTCCGCGGCATCGATGCGCTGGGCCGCATCGTTCTGCCCAAGGAGCTGCGCACCAGTATGCATCTGGACACTGACACCAAGCTGGAGATCTTTGTGGATGGCGACTCCATCGTGCTCAAAAAGCATCGGCCCGCCGGCAGCTGCGATTTCTGCGGCGAGGTGGATGAGTCTTCGGTGCAGTTTGCGGGCTACTGCATCTGCCCGGCCTGCCGCCGCAAGATCGGTGCACTGTAA
- a CDS encoding M48 family metallopeptidase, with amino-acid sequence MAGRKQETQLRTAGGIQYELTRKRVKNLNIRVREDGTVAVSIPLRTSAEAADRFVAARADWVQQARERAMRRAAQEARSLPDKETALAYFTAMSDKVYPAFAGVLGGHKPVIKVRSMTSRWGVCFMAKRQITFALQLYHMPPAAQIYVVVHEYCHFLQPNHSPAFWAEVAKLLPDWKARRALLK; translated from the coding sequence ATGGCGGGCAGAAAGCAGGAGACACAGCTGCGCACGGCAGGCGGCATCCAATACGAGCTGACCCGCAAACGGGTCAAGAACCTGAACATCCGTGTGCGGGAGGATGGCACCGTGGCGGTGAGCATCCCCCTGCGGACGAGCGCAGAAGCGGCAGACCGTTTTGTGGCCGCACGCGCCGACTGGGTGCAGCAGGCCCGGGAACGTGCCATGCGGCGCGCAGCGCAGGAAGCGCGGTCTCTGCCGGATAAGGAAACAGCGCTGGCCTATTTTACGGCCATGAGCGATAAGGTCTACCCGGCCTTTGCCGGAGTGCTGGGCGGGCACAAGCCTGTTATCAAAGTGCGCAGCATGACCAGCCGGTGGGGCGTGTGCTTTATGGCAAAGCGGCAGATCACCTTTGCTTTGCAGCTGTATCATATGCCCCCGGCGGCGCAGATTTATGTGGTAGTGCATGAGTACTGCCACTTTTTGCAGCCCAACCACAGCCCGGCGTTCTGGGCCGAGGTGGCAAAGCTGCTGCCGGACTGGAAAGCCCGGCGGGCGCTTTTAAAGTGA
- a CDS encoding alpha/beta fold hydrolase, protein MSQMIDFTVPSTVPGRTLHAFRCVPEGEVKAVLQLSHGMVEFIDRYKPLAEYLAGRGILVTGHDHLGHGGSIRTKADYGYFAEPDGNRAVLADLHAMTVRTKELYPGVPYFLLGHSMGSFYARQYLCEYGHELDGAIIMGTGFQPKALVQFAKTLCRVLAVFHGWQYRSKFVANMSFMGYNKGLEGRTTHDWLNRDQAEVDKYLADERCTFTFTLNAYYSMFSGILRLHDPAFLAKMPKDLPLLFLAGDADPVGEQGKGVQRAIQSLKDAGVQNIECKLYPGARHELLVETNHQEVFEDIGSWLEKHLA, encoded by the coding sequence ATGAGCCAGATGATTGATTTCACCGTCCCGTCCACTGTGCCGGGGCGGACTTTGCATGCCTTCCGCTGTGTGCCGGAGGGTGAAGTAAAGGCGGTTCTGCAGCTGTCCCACGGCATGGTGGAATTTATTGACCGCTACAAGCCGCTGGCGGAATATCTGGCCGGGCGGGGCATTCTTGTTACCGGCCACGACCATTTGGGCCACGGCGGCTCCATCCGCACCAAAGCGGACTACGGCTACTTTGCCGAGCCGGACGGCAACCGCGCCGTTCTGGCCGACCTGCACGCCATGACCGTGCGCACCAAAGAGCTGTACCCGGGCGTGCCTTATTTTCTGCTGGGGCACAGCATGGGTTCGTTCTATGCCCGGCAGTATTTATGCGAATACGGCCATGAGCTGGACGGAGCCATCATCATGGGCACCGGCTTCCAGCCCAAGGCACTGGTGCAGTTTGCCAAGACCCTCTGCCGGGTGCTGGCGGTCTTTCATGGCTGGCAGTACCGCAGCAAGTTCGTGGCCAACATGTCCTTTATGGGCTACAACAAAGGGCTGGAGGGCCGCACCACCCACGACTGGCTCAACCGCGATCAGGCCGAGGTGGACAAATATCTGGCCGACGAACGCTGCACCTTTACCTTTACGCTGAACGCCTACTACAGCATGTTCAGCGGCATCCTGCGCCTGCACGACCCGGCGTTCCTTGCAAAAATGCCCAAAGACCTGCCGCTGCTGTTCTTGGCTGGCGATGCCGACCCGGTGGGCGAACAGGGCAAGGGCGTGCAGCGTGCCATCCAGAGCCTGAAAGACGCCGGTGTGCAGAACATTGAGTGCAAGCTGTACCCCGGTGCCCGGCATGAACTGCTGGTGGAAACGAACCATCAGGAAGTGTTTGAAGATATCGGCAGCTGGCTGGAAAAGCATCTTGCCTGA
- a CDS encoding lipopolysaccharide biosynthesis protein, with product MENEKKSGDKYSKLAGNTLIFAISSFSSKLLTLIVQPFLTYAMAEISDLGLSKILSQYANLLIPFVSMGMSNAIIRFGLDKGNSEKQVFTNGLLTILGGFGILVLCWPIAQFLPDMAQYGLLIYIYVLMSCLRTLCTQFVRSRQWNKLVAVDGVLCTVATMAFYVLYLVGFKWGANGYLLAIISGDLSSVLFLMFTGKLWNYVELKGINKDLWKQMLRFSLPMIPAQISFWIINASDLFFVREMCNGLDGRDGNAWSGLLSTGYFLPTILTTLGLIFYDAWQLSAVTEEEGRAKFFTKIFRTYSSVLFCCAAGIIWLCRPVMHVMKSNYYYAWHFVPFLVLASTCSCFNQFMNSVYVVNKKSARSMITMMAGAVSNCIMNYFFIKWWGPVGATYASFLGLALVFTLRAIDAHRMIGMQVHPGRVLVNAAALVIEAFVLLAETPLYGLWTGIITALIILYNFAGVWAMARVLLPKLLGRRGKALVNVIDGWIAPKKA from the coding sequence TTGGAAAACGAAAAAAAGTCCGGCGATAAATATTCAAAGCTGGCCGGCAACACATTGATCTTTGCAATTTCCAGCTTTTCGTCAAAGCTGCTCACCCTGATCGTCCAGCCGTTCCTGACCTATGCAATGGCGGAGATCTCCGATCTGGGCCTTTCCAAGATCCTGAGCCAGTACGCGAACCTGCTCATCCCGTTCGTGTCCATGGGCATGTCCAACGCCATCATCCGCTTTGGTCTGGACAAGGGCAACAGCGAAAAACAGGTGTTCACCAACGGCCTGCTGACCATTCTGGGCGGCTTTGGCATTCTGGTGCTGTGCTGGCCCATTGCGCAGTTCCTGCCCGATATGGCACAGTACGGCCTGCTCATTTACATCTATGTGCTCATGAGCTGCCTGCGCACCCTGTGCACCCAGTTCGTGCGCAGCCGCCAGTGGAACAAGCTGGTGGCCGTGGACGGCGTGCTGTGCACCGTAGCCACTATGGCTTTCTACGTGCTGTATCTGGTGGGCTTCAAGTGGGGTGCCAACGGCTACCTGCTGGCCATCATCAGCGGCGACCTTTCCAGTGTGCTGTTCCTGATGTTCACCGGCAAGCTGTGGAACTATGTGGAGCTGAAGGGCATCAACAAGGATCTGTGGAAGCAGATGCTGCGCTTCTCGCTGCCCATGATCCCGGCACAGATCAGCTTCTGGATCATCAACGCATCCGACCTGTTCTTTGTGCGTGAGATGTGCAACGGTCTGGACGGCCGCGACGGCAATGCATGGAGCGGCCTGCTTTCCACCGGCTATTTCCTGCCCACCATCCTTACTACGCTGGGCCTGATCTTCTACGATGCATGGCAGCTTTCCGCTGTGACCGAGGAAGAGGGCCGCGCAAAGTTCTTTACCAAAATTTTCCGCACCTATTCCAGTGTGCTGTTCTGCTGCGCAGCCGGTATCATCTGGCTGTGCCGCCCGGTGATGCACGTGATGAAGTCCAACTACTACTATGCATGGCACTTTGTGCCCTTCCTTGTGCTGGCTTCCACCTGCAGCTGCTTCAACCAGTTCATGAACAGCGTGTATGTGGTGAATAAAAAGTCCGCCCGCAGCATGATCACCATGATGGCGGGTGCTGTGAGCAACTGCATCATGAACTACTTCTTCATCAAGTGGTGGGGGCCTGTGGGCGCTACCTATGCGTCCTTCCTTGGCCTTGCGCTGGTGTTCACCCTGCGCGCCATCGATGCCCACCGCATGATCGGGATGCAGGTACATCCGGGCCGCGTGCTGGTGAATGCGGCTGCGCTGGTGATCGAAGCCTTTGTGCTGCTGGCCGAAACGCCGCTCTATGGCCTGTGGACCGGCATCATCACGGCGCTGATCATCCTGTACAACTTTGCCGGTGTGTGGGCCATGGCCCGTGTCCTGCTGCCCAAGCTTCTGGGCCGCCGCGGCAAGGCACTGGTAAATGTGATCGACGGCTGGATCGCACCCAAGAAAGCATAA